The proteins below come from a single Fusarium verticillioides 7600 chromosome 3, whole genome shotgun sequence genomic window:
- a CDS encoding kinesin family member 1/13/14, whose amino-acid sequence MWVILRHRLHDSIDNANSILMTMALDSRLMPSPSSPSASFYEGRVHSSASTPSLRSRDAALSMPARMEGGGNVKVVVRVRAFLKRELERQAKCLIQMDPITQLTTLSAPDDPDPEAAKLKAKKVIEEKKFTFDNSFWSHDTNDKHYATQEDVYNSLGEDFLDHNFEGYHTCIFAYGQTGSGKSYTMMGTPDQPGLIPRTCEDLFERIDAAHCENSNVAYNVRVSYFEVYNEHVRDLLVPPQTHKAPNYLKIRESPTEGPYVKDLTEVPVRNINEILRYMKLGDTSRTVASTKMNDTSSRSHAVFTIMLKQIHHDMETDETTERSSRIRLVDLAGSERAKATEATGARLREGSNINKSLTTLGRVIAALADPKAGRGGKRKEVVPYRDSILTWLLKDSLGGNSKTAMIACIAPSDYDETLSTLRYADQAKRIRTRAVVNQDHISTAERDAQIAAMAEEIRILQLSVSDSRQREKNAKEAEDKLEEYQTHVNSMQRMMEERSMVAESKIKKLQTENEALKLHLKLAIESLKNPIPPVAVKPEGEVDEQDKENASEYSEYDDDQYDSESTAYGEDELQEEMQQYLQDMGNLRKLMQGDLTRFKNENSARMPLGAKETL is encoded by the exons ATGTGGGTTATTCTTCGACATCGACTTCACGACAGCATCGACAACGCCAACAGCATCCTTATGACGATGGCTCTGGACTCGAGATTGATGCCTTCTCCCTCATCGCCCTCGGCGTCTTTTTATGAGGGCAGGGTTCACTCTTCGGCTTCAACGCCATCGCTGAGATCTCGAGATGCGGCTTTATCCATGCCCGCCAGAATGGAAGGGGGAGGAAATGTCAAGGTCGTAGTCCGAGTGAGAGCGTTTCTCAAGAGAG AACTTGAACGCCAGGCAAAATGTCTGATCCAAATGGACCCCATCACTCAACTTACAACACTCTCCGCACCCGATGATCCTGACCCAGAGGCTGCAAAGCTaaaggccaagaaggtcatcgaggagaagaaattTACTTTCGATAACTCCTTCTGGAGTCATGACACTAACGACAAGCACTACGCCACTCAGGAAGACGTTTACAACAGCCTTGGCGAGGACTTTCTCGATCACAACTTCGAAGGCTACCACACGTGTATCTTTGCCTACGGGCAGACTGGATCTGGAAAGAGTTACACCATGATGGGCACCCCAGACCAGCCTGGCCTGATTCCTCGGACTTGCGAGGATCTCTTTGAGCGTATCGACGCCGCTCACTGCGAGAACTCAAATGTCGCCTATAATGTTCGCGTCTCGTACTTTGAAGTCTACAATGAGCACGTCCGTGACCTCCTCGTTCCTCCGCAAACGCACAAGGCGCCCAATTATCTCAAGATTCGCGAATCTCCCACCGAGGGCCCATACGTCAAGGATCTTACCGAGGTGCCCGTGCGAAACATCAATGAGATTCTACGCTACATGAAATTGGGCGATACATCTCGTACGGTAGCGAGCACAAAGATGAACGATACAAGTAGTCGAAGTCACGCCGTTTTCACAATCATGCTGAAACAAATTCACCACGATATGGAAACCGACGAGACGACCGAGCGAAGCTCCCGCATTCGACTGGTGGATCTCGCTGGTAGCGAGAGGGCGAAGGCCACCGAGGCTACTGGTGCGCGATTACGTGAAGGtagcaacatcaacaaatcACTCACCACGCTGGGACGTGTAATCGCCGCTCTAGCAGACCCCAAGGCCGGAAGGGGTGGGAAGCGAAAAGAGGTTGTCCCATACCGAGACTCAATCCTCACCTGGCTTCTCAAAGACTCACTAGGCGGAAACAGCAagacagccatgattgcCTGCATCGCACCCTCAGACTACGATGAAACCCTTTCCACGCTACGATATGCCGACCAAGCCAAACGAATCCGGACCAGAGCGGTTGTCAACCAGGATCACATATCAACAGCCGAGCGAGACGCGCAGATTGCTGCCATGGCGGAGGAAATTCGCATTCTGCAGCTTTCCGTATCAGACTCGAGACAGCGTGAGAAGAACGCCAAGGAAGCTGAGGACAAACTGGAGGAGTACCAGACTCATGTCAACTCTATGCAGCGCATGATGGAGGAGCGCAGCATGGTAGCTgagagcaagatcaagaagcttcagacGGAGAATGAGGCCTTGAAACTGCACCtgaagcttgccatcgaAAGCCTCAAGAACCCTATTCCTCCTGTTGCCGTAAAACCAGAGGGAGAAGTCGACGagcaggacaaggagaaTGCCTCCGAATATAGTG
- a CDS encoding aprataxin, with protein MSHQDSEPEEAITKEEIRSEEPTKKSTRNAFAELMAPKRKTPPETNTARPSRSGNPFKDRMGLGAYLEDPASYPSSRVIYHNEDFVAINDRYPKATIHTLLLPRSSKYNLLHPFDALDDPEVLAKVRTETQGLKVLVAKELQRRLGTHSESDAHRQAVLDGDAEPDQGGQLPEGRDWAAEVKAGVHAVPSMRHLHVHVFSRDMFSEALRHRKHYNSFNTPFLVDLDDFPLAADDARRNTKEEAYLRWEMKCWRCGLNFGSQFQKLKRHLEEEYETWKKL; from the exons ATGTCTCATCAAGATTCAGAGCCAGAGGAAGCCATTACCAAGGAAGAGATCCGAAGTGAAGAGCCGACAAAGAAATCGACCCGCAATGCAT TCGCAGAACTCATGGCTCCAAAGAGGAAAACACCACCGGAGACAAATACAGCTCGGCCATCGCGTAGTGGGAACCCTTTCAAAGACCGCATGGGTTTGGGTGCATATCTTGAAGATCCAGCCTCATACCCATCTTCACGCGTTATCTATCACAACGAGGACTTTGTCGCTATAAACGACCGTTATCCAAAGGCCACAATAcacactcttcttctccctcggTCGTCAAAGTACAATCTTCTCCATCCATTTGATGCCCTAGATGACCCAGAGGTCCTTGCCAAGGTGCGGACGGAGACCCAGGGCCTCAAGGTTCTGGTCGCAAAGGAACTCCAACGTCGTCTTGGCACGCACAGTGAGAGTGATGCTCATCGACAAGCCGTACTCGATGGAGATGCCGAGCCGGACCAGGGCGGTCAACTCCCGGAGGGCCGGGACTGGGCTGCAGAAGTCAAGGCCGGCGTGCATGCGGTACCAAGCATGAGACACCTTCACGTACACGTTTTCTCAAGAGATATGTTCTCTGAAGCCTTGAGACATCGCAAGCACTACAATTCGTTCAATACGCCGTTTCTGGTTGATCTGGACGACTTTCCGCTTGCAGCTGATGATGCGCGCAGGAACacgaaggaggaggcataTTTGCGCTGGGAGATGAAGTGCTGGAGATGTGGGCTCAACTTTGGGAGCCAGTTCCAAAAGCTAAAacgacatcttgaagaggagTATGAGACATGGAAGAAACTTTAG
- a CDS encoding cohesin complex subunit SA-1/2 — protein sequence MPISRPPPRDTMDNNASPSPDPDATTRRRSGRVVRAPTKFTPDTTTQSTNPKRKRDDQDDEEEDEEEDAENEAPDSDEEMSNEPDNDSDEDHFAPRSRKKSSQTSRAKKPSAKKPKINGSKPLRPARVTHAAKSLPSRPKKSVRIEDAAVKGHGLYSHLFGSGDSSKSVAEEWLASYKINAVAATADLVNCILQCAGCDQLITEDDVLDLDNVAGRLADLQSIYQEQQITDYPLISRTKHSRSFRDVLISFFECLIVDMHQCRLMYRDETFLDNLHTWLASMSSSSLRPFRHTATTISLAVQSALVTVANDLDYRLKKSTEKRDKEQTNKDRKACADAIQSFFDTVFVHRYRDVDPKIRTECVEALGNWIISLPVIFLEPGYLRYLGWMLSDTNAPTRLEVLKQLTKVFRRDAGQLGHFIDRFRPRLVEMACKDSDVAVRVAAIGVIDVLRDQDLLEGEEVDAIGKLIFDNELRIRKAVVGFFVACTRDAISEKTKELRDSEATEDIPRGKKASVDAPRLEWIDLKCLAETLAIYDNQIEEEHQSGQILGLDVAVDLLESAVPETRISLAAQVLFEKVNAIKQWTLLAGYLLFDHTTSSKSRSKGSNPDIAFKKAVAPTTEEESILLDVLSSAVKSSLTHAPEHDRSRKKPQTGKEAEDVRISPEDTAAELVIVIPPLLSKFGAEPDTAAIVLRLAHFLDLELFKPLRQNTNRYEKLLDEIVTQFNRHDDKRVLSEATAALLHSRQYGELEEIADNKLSYLWETAITSLHNFDKTYELSSRGNLGEAPLRELSTVLLKISKLASIADCIDVLEADEDSSESTTNPPIQILANIVHRGKYEPLDDQDIDDLEDEVVSFAIKTCQFYFMWKTLAYSKLLSTTGSIADGELDRLSALRQTFRRHLIETLSSRAAIDQLRLFATGSLCDLHLTFATLRPTVDQLRPSSSSESQPSNGEKYKTLIQDIESGLIPELIAIFDGTEKQYAKKIKKDKTLNEPAEDEDPMADDEDEEDEDEDEGLSEEERFTAELKAEKALCELTAKYVLVITARLVDHKGSHAGKLRRRLLRNQNKLGNNFKEVVTYLDEEKLAERTRKKAAHSQASTSTKPQKAQLSEAVIIGEDDEDDIFDDTPPPEEGSREDLRAKGLLEDDPIEDDDENEDEEAERPAHESDDDVIGD from the exons ATGCCGATATCACGCCCACCCCCAAGAGACACTATGGACAATAACGCGAGCCCGTCTCCGGATCCTGATGCGACAACGCGTCGCCGATCGGGACGCGTCGTGAGGGCACCCACCAAATTTACTCCTGATACTACAACTCAATCGACAAATCCAAAGCGCAAGCGAGACGATcaggatgacgaagaagaggacgaagaggaagatgcagaaaaTGAAGCCCCCGattcagatgaggagatgagcAACGAGCCCGACAATGACAGCGATGAAGACCATTTTGCACCGCGCTCTCGAAAGAAGTCGTCGCAAACAAGTCGCGCAAAGAAGCCTTCAGCCAAAAAGCCCAAGATCAATGGTTCCAAGCCTTTGCGGCCTGCGCGAGTGACCCACGCAGCCAAAAGTCTCCCGAGCAGACCTAAGAAGAGTGTTCGTATTGAAGACGCTGCTGTGAAAGGGCATGGGCTCTACT CCCATCTATTCGGATCGGGTGATTCTAGCAAATCGGTGGCAGAAGAATGGCTGGCTAGTTATAAGATAAACGCAGTCGCAGCCACTGCTGACCTGGTGAACTGCATCCTTCAATGCGCTGGCTGTGATCAGCTCATCACAGAAGACGACGTTTTAGACTTAGACAACGTTGCAGGACGACTGGCAGATCTTCAGAGCATTTACCAAGAG CAACAAATTACCGACTATCCTCTCATCTCCAGAACCAAACATTCACGATCCTTCCGAGACGTgctcatctccttcttcgaaTGTCTCATTGTTGATATGCACCAATGTCGTCTTATGTACAGGGACGAAACATTTCTTGACAACCTGCATACATGGCTTGCTAGcatgtcctcatcatcactacgACCCTTCCGCCATACCGCAACTACTATATCTTTGGCAGTCCAGAGTGCGCTGGTCACTGTCGCTAACGATCTGGACTACAGACTCAAGAAGAGCACTGAAAAGCGTGACAAGGAACAGACCAACAAAGACCGCAAAGCTTGCGCGGATGCCATCCAGTCTTTTTTCGACACTGTTTTTGTGCATCGTTACCGAGATGTCGACCCCAAGATTCGAACTGAGTGTGTGGAAGCACTCGGGAACTGGATCATTTCCCTGCCTGTCATCTTCCTTGAGCCGGGCTACCTCCGGTATCTTGGCTGGATGCTGTCAGATACCAATGCACCCACTCGTCTCGAGGTCTTGAAGCAGCTTACCAAAGTCTTTCGAAGAGACGCCGGGCAGCTGGGCCACTTTATTGATAGATTTCGCCCGCGATTGGTTGAAATGGCTTGCAAAGATTCCGATGTCGCTGTTCGCGTCGCAGCAATTGGCGTTATTGACGTCCTCCGCGACCAAGATCTCTTAGAAGGCGAAGAGGTAGACGCCATTGGGAAGCTCATATTTGACAATGAACTCAGAATTCGAAAGGCGGTTGTTGGGTTCTTCGTCGCATGCACTAGAGATGCTATCAGTGAAAAGACCAAAGAACTGCGTGATTCTGAAGCTACAGAGGACATACCCCGGGGGAAGAAAGCCTCTGTTGACGCCCCCCGTTTGGAATGGATTGACCTAAAGTGCCTTGCTGAAACCCTTGCTATCTATGACAAtcagatcgaggaggagcacCAAAGTGGTCAGATATTGGGATTGGATGTTGCGGTTGATCTTTTGGAGTCTGCTGTTCCAGAGACCAGGATCTCGCTGGCAGCCCAAGTTCTAttcgagaaggtcaatgCGATTAAGCAGTGGACACTCTTGGCAGGATATTTGCTCTTTGATCACACAACCAGTTCAAAATCGCGATCCAAGGGAAGCAATCCAGATATTGCGTTCAAGAAGGCTGTCGCACCTACTACCGAGGAAGAATCGATCCTCCTGGATGTGTTGAGCTCAGCAGTAAAATCCAGCCTGACACATGCGCCTGAACACgacagatcaagaaagaagccacAGACAGGCAAAGAAGCCGAGGATGTACGAATAAGCCCTGAAGATACAGCAGCCGAGCTGGTCATTGTAATCCCCCCTCTTCTAAGCAAGTTTGGAGCAGAGCCAGACACAGCCGCGATTGTTCTTCGCCTGGCGCAttttctcgatcttgagcttttcaaGCCACTACGTCAAAACACAAACAGATACGAAAAGCTGCTCGACGAAATCGTCACACAGTTTAACCGACACGATGATAAGAGAGTTTTGTCAGAAGCAACTGCGGCGTTATTGCATTCGCGACAGTATGGAGAGTTGGAGGAAATCGCAGACAATAAGCTATCATACTTGTGGGAAACTGCCATCACTTCTCTACACAACTTTGACAAAACCTATGAGCTCTCATCGCGAGGTAATCTAGGCGAGGCACCTCTCAGGGAATTGTCAACAGTTCTTCTCAAAATCAGCAAGCTGGCAAGCATTGCAGACTGTATCGATGTCCTAGAGGCTGACGAAGACTCATCcgaatcaacaacaaacccTCCCATTCAAATACTAGCCAATATTGTCCATCGCGGCAAGTATGAGCCTCTCGACGACCAAGACATTGACgatctcgaggatgaggtgGTCTCATTTGCGATCAAGACCTGCCAATTCTACTTTATGTGGAAGACGTTAGCTTATTCCAAACTCCTGTCCACGACTGGCAGTATCGCAGATGGTGAGCTTGATCGACTATCGGCACTTCGCCAAACTTTCCGCCGGCATCTTATTGAAACCCTGTCATCACGCGCTGCCATTGACCAACTGAGATTATTCGCTACTGGCAGCCTGTGTGACCTTCACCTTACCTTCGCCACCCTTCGCCCAACTGTTGATCAACTCCGGCCTTCGTCCAGTTCTGAGTCACAACCCTCGAACGGCGAGAAATACAAGACATTGATTCAAGATATCGAATCCGGCCTCATTCCTGAGTTGATTGCTATCTTTGACGGCACCGAAAAACAGTATGCCAAGAAGATAAAGAAGGACAAAACCCTAAATGAGCCAGCTGAAGACGAAGATCCtatggctgatgatgaagacgaagaggacgaggatgaggatgagggtcTTTCCGAGGAAGAGCGTTTCACTGCCGAACTCAAGGCCGAAAAAGCTTTGTGCGAACTCACCGCAAAATACGTCCTTGTGATTACTGCTCGCCTGGTGGATCATAAGGGCTCACACGCAGGCAAGCTAAGGCggcgtcttcttcgcaaCCAAAACAAACTTGGCAACAATTTCAAAGAAGTCGTTACCTaccttgacgaagagaagTTGGCCGAGCGGACAAGAAAAAAGGCCGCCCATTCACAGGCTTCAACAAGCACCAAACCTCAAAAGGCCCAGCTTAGCGAAGCCGTTATAATTGGagaggatgacgaggatgacatcTTTGATGACACGCCGCCACCAGAGGAGGGCTCCAGAGAAGATCTCCGCGCAAAGggtcttcttgaggatgatcCAatcgaagacgatgacgaaaatgaagatgaagaagcggAACGACCAGCTCACGAATCAGACGATGATGTTATAGGGGATTAG
- a CDS encoding urease accessory protein, which yields MDSPFPPSSSSPGDGHIVVGLLPAGESGLETMTYQYPLKLISPAPSPNQPSTLVFLLSYGGGLVAGDGVNLTIHVKPQAKLSIATQGHTKIFKSPTADVITTQNLDVTIDDGASMCLLPDPVQPFEDSVYAQKQIFKLRSQASLCLLDWVTQGRVARGENWSFRKWTGRNEIWLQDPQTTPTDRLLVRDSLILSRDASKSVGRTLPEMMQHMAISGTLILRGSKTKSLGEFFQNEFAALPRIGARDFRSPEAMARSIKDVCDFERWRLQRLKEEKEGGVLWSAANVRGCVVIKFGAKTVEAGREWIGSMIIQEGSIASEFGDKALMCLR from the coding sequence ATGGACTCGCCTTTTcctccctcatcctcttctcctggcGATGGCCACATCGTTGTTGGCCTGCTCCCTGCCGGCGAGAGCGGTCTTGAGACCATGACTTATCAGTATCCTTTGAAATTAATATCCCCGGCTCCTTCGCCTAACCAGCCAAGCACTCTCGTTTTCCTGTTATCTTATGGAGGAGGGCTTGTTGCTGGAGACGGTGTCAATCTGACAATACACGTCAAGCCGCAGGCGAAGCTCAGCATCGCTACCCAAGGTCACACAAAGATCTTCAAATCGCCTACAGCTGATGTCATCACAACTCAAAACTTGGACGTTACCATAGACGATGGTGCTTCCATGTGTCTCCTTCCGGATCCTGTCCAGCCGTTTGAGGATAGTGTATACGCCCAGAAGCAGATATTCAAGCTCAGAAGCCAAGCGTCGCTCTGTCTCTTGGATTGGGTCACCCAAGGGCGTGTGGCTCGTGGGGAGAACTGGAGCTTCAGGAAATGGACTGGGCGGAACGAGATATGGCTacaagatcctcaaacaACTCCGACTGATAGACTCTTGGTACGAGACTCACTCATCCTATCGAGAGATGCGAGTAAGTCCGTGGGTCGCACACTACCAGAAATGATGCAGCATATGGCAATATCAGGAACTCTTATATTGCGCGGGTCCAAGACCAAATCGTTGGGGGAGTTCTTTCAGAATGAGTTTGCTGCACTTCCTCGCATTGGAGCCCGGGACTTCCGCTCTCCAGAAGCGATGGCGCGAAGCATCAAAGATGTTTGTGACTTTGAGCGTTGGCGACTACAGAGACtcaaagaggagaaagaaggtgGTGTCCTCTGGTCTGCGGCCAATGTTCGAGGATGCGTGGTTATCAAGTTTGGGGCAAAAACAGTTGAAGCCGGAAGAGAATGGATTGGATCAATGATTATTCAAGAAGGGAGCATTGCTTCTGAATTCGGTGATAAAGCACTGATGTGTCTTCGATGA